The following proteins come from a genomic window of Drosophila sulfurigaster albostrigata strain 15112-1811.04 chromosome X, ASM2355843v2, whole genome shotgun sequence:
- the LOC133849540 gene encoding CWF19-like protein 2 homolog — METMKRTLKELAKAESEHGQDSKRSSAKKQKKHKRKSKSKRGYDDSESSSSSANEKKRKKQRKKSKKRRKQSSSSSYDSDSDTGDSSDWVEAPAPKDSSDDSSDEKSSKRHHKKSKKRKTKKRRKQSESSTDEEQEKEKKPELEQKTTLQRDNWMTNNDAPFSLRTFEKQRKEPRKPNAEHQQNTYDPATSRYELNPYWQRNGTGLPGFQKPANDDDQRTERQHEEQRRNTAPKWQKPGTAAAAVDVHRKEQVEQQEEQQQDEQQEQEDELLTDEQLNALAARALKAELKQKVELAAQLNQQLAKARKLREEDAAKPKSKSKNRAEEKHVLLTRSDASGNVRPLLQSSASTSTSASNSSGNRKQNKKRMETHVDGERVRYFADDDRYDIKQMFEREKYATAADSNLEYAEMLAKHKNPNDDLEDIFNDNARKSQPQGKSEQRELHRAVHEHEKLAATMSNCQHCLGSRNIDKTLNIALGDKLYLKLPRYEGLQEGHALITPYQHVVCAMQLDEDAWQEVQSMLKTMARLFAAQGKDVVFFEVANKLHKQQHMTIHCVPVAQAQGELVPFYFKKAIQESEEEWSTNRQLIPVKNQLLHKAIPKGLPYVWVNFGIGSGFAHIIEDPSRFPPTFALEVIGGMLNLNPNTWRRPRKAVYSDRKVKEYADLWSKHDASKEDL, encoded by the exons ATGGAAACAATGAAGCGCACACTCAAAGAACTG GCTAAAGCAGAGTCGGAACATGGTCAAGATAGCAAGCGTTCTAGCGCCaaaaagcagaagaagcatAAGCGAAAATCAAAATCTAAACGTGGCTACGACGATAGCGAATCGTCGAGTAGCAGTGCTAATGAAAAGAAACGCAAGAAGCAGCGCAAAAAGTCCAAGAAAAGAAGGAAAcaaagcagcagtagcagctaTGATAGCGACAGCGACACTGGCGATTCTTCGGATTGGGTAGAAGCGCCAGCTCCCAAGGACTCCAGCGACGATAGCAGCGATGAGAAGAGCAGTAAAAGGCACCACAAAAAGTCGAAAAAGCGAAAGACTAAAAAACGACGCAAGCAGAGCGAAAGTAGCACCGACGAGGagcaagagaaagaaaagaaaccaGAGCTGGAGCAGAAAACCACACTGCAACGCGACAACTGGATGACGAACAACGATGCGCCGTTTTCGTTGAGAACATTCGAGAAGCAGCGCAAGGAGCCGCGTAAACCAAATGCAGAGCATCAACAGAACACTTACGATCCCGCCACGAGTCGCTACGAACTGAACCCCTATTGGCAGCGCAATGGCACCGGTCTGCCCGGTTTCCAGAAGCCCGCAAATGATGACGATCAACGTACAGAGCGACAGCATGAGGAGCAGCGTCGCAATACCGCGCCCAAGTGGCAAAAACccggaacagcagcagcagcagttgacgTACATAGAAAAGAGCAGGTTGAGCAGCAGgaggaacaacaacaggatgagcagcaggagcaggaagACGAGTTGCTGACAGATGAGCAGTTAAATGCACTTGCGGCGCGAGCTTTGAAGGCAGAACTGAAACAGAAAGTCGAGCTGGCAGCTCAATTGAATCAGCAATTGGCAAAGGCGCGCAAGTTGCGCGAAGAAGACGCAGCCAAGCCGAAGAGCAAGTCAAAGAACAGGGCAGAGGAGAAGCACGTTCTGCTCACCCGCAGCGATGCCAGCGGCAATGTGCGTCCCTTGTTGCAATCAAGCGCCTCTACTTCCACTTCAGCTTCCAATTCTAGTGGCAATCGGAAACAGAACAAAAAGAGGATGGAGACGCATGTGGATGGTGAACGTGTGCGCTACTTCGCAGACGATGATCGCTACGATATCAAGCAAATG TTTGAACgtgaaaagtatgcaacggcTGCCGACTCCAATTTGGAGTACGCTGAAATGCTGGCCAAGCACAAGAATCCCAACGATGATCTAGAGGACATATTCAACGACAACGCTCGCAAGTCGCAGCCACAGGGGAAATCCGAGCAGCGCGAACTGCATCGTGCGGTGCATGAGCACGAGAAGCTGGCGGCTACCATGAGCAACTGTCAGCACTGTTTGGGATCGCGTAATATCGACAAGACGCTGAACATTGCGTTGGGAGATAAACTGTATTTGAAATTGCCCCGCTACGAGGGACTGCAGGAGGGTCATGCCTTGATCACACCATATCAGCACGTCGTCTGTGCCATGCAGTTGGACGAGGATGCGTGGCAGGAAGTACAGAGCATGCTCAAGACAATGGCACGCCTCTTTGCCGCCCAAGGAAAGGATGTCGTCTTTTTCGAGGTGGCCAACAAGCTGCATAAGCAGCAGCACATGACCATCCATTGTGTGCCTGTTGCGCAGGCGCAGGGAGAACTAGTGCCCTTCTACTTCAAGAAGGCGATACAGGAATCCGAGGAGGAATGGTCCACGAATCGACAGTTGATACCCGTTAAGAATCAACTGCTGCACAAAGCCATTCCCAAGGGATTGCCCTATGTCTGGGTCAACTTTGGCATTGGCTCGGGATTCGCTCACATTATCGAGGATCCGTCTCGCTTTCCACCCACTTTTGCTCTGGAAGTCATTGGTGGCATGCTCAATTTGAATCCAAATACCTGGCGAAGACCGCGTAAGGCGGTTTACTCTGATCGCAAGGTCAAGGAGTACGCTGATCTCTGGTCCAAACACGATGCCAGTAAAGAAGATCTGTGA
- the LOC133849541 gene encoding serine/threonine-protein kinase PAK mbt, which yields MFSKKKKKPLISMPSNFEHRVHTGFDKRENKYVGLPLQWASIVGNNQILKSSNRPLPLVDPSEITPTEILDLKTIVRPHHNNNKADTTSLNSSSSTMMMMGGGGNIGAGPPGAAASMSMAPGGMSAAPGIVLPKTSHVARSNSLRSSSPPRVRRVANVPPAVPEEETGPGAGPGPSGGPFKPPPPQAGSGAGVAHNMLYPNPSQHAHPPHLHPHAHPHPHANGGAIGPLAVRTDPYRGNLGNPAGNAGNPGMQQTSPVSSVASATRSTHSHSNQQQQQLNNNGQNPYPLYPATQQQQQQQQQQQQQPKLVGQDQNQNPHGGVGVGVGVNKTASRASSSSGNAAALAAAAQAAQQTQPKQEQRLTHEQFRAALQMVVSAGDPRENLEHFNKIGEGSTGTVCIATDKSTGRQVAVKKMDLRKQQRRELLFNEVVIMRDYHHPNIVETYSSFLVNDELWVVMEYLEGGALTDIVTHSRMDEEQIATVCKQCLKALAYLHSQGVIHRDIKSDSILLAADGRVKLSDFGFCAQVSQELPKRKSLVGTPYWMSPEVISRLPYGPEVDIWSLGIMVIEMVDGEPPFFNEPPLQAMRRIRDMQPPNLKNAHKVSPRLQSFLDRMLVRDPAQRATAAELLAHPFLRQAGPPSLLVPLMRNSRHHT from the exons ATGttcagcaagaagaagaagaaaccgCTGATCTCGATGCCGAGCAACTTTGAGCATCGCGTGCACACGGGATTCGATAAGAGGGAGAACAAATACGTTGGCCTCCCGCTCCAATGGGCCTCGATTGTGGGCAACAATCAGATACTCAAGTCCAGCAATCGCCCCCTGCCGCTCGTCGATCCCTCAGAGATTACGCCCACCGAGATCCTTGACCTAAAGACGATTGTGCGTCCgcatcacaacaacaacaaggcggACACCACATCactgaacagcagcagcagcaccatgatgatgatgggagGTGGCGGCAACATTGGTGCCGGTCCACCAGGAGCAGCTGCATCCATGTCCATGGCACCGGGTGGCATGTCAGCAGCGCCGGGCATTGTGCTGCCCAAGACATCGCATGTGGCACGCTCCAATTCGCTGCGCAGCTCGAGTCCGCCGCGCGTGCGTCGTGTGGCAAATGTGCCGCCCGCAGTGCCCGAGGAGGAGACGGGGCCGGGGGCGGGTCCGGGTCCATCTGGTGGGCCCTTcaagccgccgccgccacagGCAGGATCAGGAGCCGGGGTGGCACACAACATGCTCTATCCGAATCCCAGTCAACATGCGCATCCGCCACATCTGCATCCGCATGCACATCCGCATCCACATGCCAACGGTGGCGCCATCGGCCCCCTGGCCGTGCGTACTGATCCCTATCGTGGCAATCTGGGCAATCCAGCTGGCAATGCTGGCAACCCGGGCATGCAGCAGACGTCGCCTGTCAGCTCCGTGGCGAGTGCCACACGCTCCACGCACTCGCATTccaaccaacagcaacaacaacttaacaACAATGGCCAGAATCCATATCCACTTTACCCCgccacacagcaacagcaacaacaacaacaacagcagcaacagcaaccaaagcTTGTGGGCCAagatcagaatcagaatccaCATGGcggtgtcggtgtcggtgtcggtgtcAACAAGACTGCGTCCCGTGCCTCCAGCTCCAGTGGCAATGCGGCTGCCTTGGCTGCCGCCGCACAGGCGGCACAGCAAACACAACCCAAGCAGGAGCAGCGTTTGACACACGAGCAATTCCGTGCCGCCTTGCAGATGGTTGTCTCTGCCGGTGATCCGCGCGAGAATCTCGAGCACTTCAACAAGATTGGCGAAGGCTCGACGGGCACCGTTTGCATAGCCACCGACAAGTCTACAG GTCGCCAAGTGGCTGTCAAGAAGATGGATCTGcgcaagcagcagcgacgcgAGCTGCTCTTCAACGAGGTGGTCATCATGCGTGACTATCATCATCCCAACATTGTGGAGACATACTCCAGTTTTCTGGTCAACGACGAGCTTTGGGTGGTCATGGAGTATCTCGAGGGCGGCGCTCTCACCGACATTGTGACGCACTCGCGCATGGATGAGGAGCAAATCGCCACCGTTTGCAAGCAGTGTCTCAAGGCGTTGGCCTACTTGCATTCACAG GGCGTCATCCATCGGGACATCAAGTCAGACTCGATTCTGCTGGCCGCCGATGGCCGAGTGAAGCTGTCGGACTTTGGCTTCTGTGCTCAGGTGTCGCAGGAGCTGCCGAAGCGCAAATCGCTTGTGGGCACACCGTACTGGATGTCACCGGAGGTGATCTCCCGCCTGCCCTATGGTCCCGAGGTGGACATCTGGTCGCTGGGCATCATGGTGATCGAGATGGTCGACGGGGAGCCGCCGTTCTTCAATGAGCCACCGTTGCAGGCGATGCGTCGTATACGCGATATGCAGCCACCGAACCTGAAGAATGCTCACAAGGTGTCGCCGCGTCTCCAATCATTCCTCGATCGCATGCTCGTTCGTGATCCAGCGCAGCGTGCCACAGCCGCCGAGCTGCTGGCGCATCCGTTCTTGCGGCAAGCGGGGCCGCCATCGTTGCTTGTGCCGCTGATGCGCAACTCGCGACACCACACCTag
- the LOC133849546 gene encoding actin-related protein 10 codes for MPLYESVMQEKPPIVLDIGNAYTKLGFAAEAYPRLIIPTELVLTTTGETKQLFDYVETDQLYDQLVDFLQTIFFKHLLVSPKERKFVLVENIFGQTVIRETLARALFMHFDVSSVLFVPSHLTALSTLAVNTGLVVDIGYSETTVMPVFSGVQIMSAFKDHSFGSRAVHAEIKRQLLATGVKEALLTEPVLEDIKIRTCFVTSLERAQAKEPLEPPPSVAYAICDDDAVIQIPGTLRESVYELLFEQSNERDSLPHLVLRAILDCNRDVRRALIESIFVIGGGSMVQGLLARLKSELQLLLASDKYYAERFHGELQFKFYHSIGKQNFTAWLGGALCGATDLIQSRSLSKEAYLRHEHVPDWSNLCDNRLNGN; via the exons ATGCCGCTGTATGAGAGCGTAATGCAGGAGAAACCACCCATTGTGCTGGACATTGGCAACGCCTACACAAA GCTGGGCTTTGCAGCGGAAGCGTATCCAAGATTGATCATACCCACAGAGCTGGTGCTCACCACGACAGGAGAGACGAAGCAGCTCTTTGATTATGTGGAAACGGATCAGCTCTACGATCAGCTTGTTGACTTTCTGCAAACGATTTTCTTCAA ACATCTGCTCGTCAGTCCCAAGGAGCGCAAGTTCGTACTGGTGGAGAACATCTTTGGCCAGACTGTGATACGCGAGACGTTGGCTCGCGCCTTATTCATGCACTTCGATGTCTCCTCGGTGCTCTTCGTGCCGTCGCATCTCACAGCGCTCTCAACGCTGGCGGTGAACACGGGACTCGTCGTGGACATTGGCTACAGCGAGACGACAGTGATGCCCGTGTTCAGCGGGGTGCAAATCATGTCCGCCTTCAAGGATCACAGCTTTGGCAGTCGCGCAGTGCATGCGGAAATCAAGCGACAGCTGCTGGCAACGGGCGTCAAGGAGGCGTTGCTCACCGAGCCGGTGCTGGAGGACATCAAGATACGCACCTGCTTCGTAACGAGCCTGGAGCGTGCGCAGGCCAAGGAACCCCTCGAGCCGCCGCCCAGCGTCGCTTATGCCATCTGTGACGACGACGCTGTGATTCAGATACCGGGAACGCTGCGCGAGAGCGTTTACGAGCTGCTCTTCGAGCAGAGCAATGAACGTGACAGTTTGCCGCATCTGGTGCTGCGTGCGATCCTCGACTGCAATCGCGACGTCCGCCGAGCGCTGATCGAGAGCATCTTTGTGATTGGCGGCGGCAGCATGGTCCAAGGTCTGTTGGCCCGGCTCAAGTctgagctgcagctgctgctggccagcGACAAGTATTATGCGGAGCGCTTTCACGGCGAGCTGCAGTTCAAGTTCTACCACAGCATCGGCAAGCAGAACTTCACAGCCTGGCTGGGCGGCGCTCTCTGCGGTGCCACCGATCTCATCCAGTCGCGATCGCTATCGAAGGAGGCGTATCTGCGGCATGAGCACGTTCCGGACTGGAGCAATCTGTGCGACAATCGATTGAATGGGAACTAG
- the LOC133848423 gene encoding brain acid soluble protein 1, producing the protein MKYFNICLLFIICALCYGLVATQEENAPANASPAKRIAALRRPVGKAVGKPTTTTTAAPAHDDAGEEDDYNDEAGGAGENGQYGDEGEDGAAASAASTTTTTTEAPKKVGPVIRPFRSNDDFLNSLKRRQQNAKKHRAEKAPVSKPAKKTADEDDEESAPAAAPAAAAPAAAPAAGKGYKGNSALNRRKLTKPLRSEPEADAAAEESEQQQKEEEPKPKRPLSSRLALRKRN; encoded by the exons CTGCCTGCTTTTCATCATCTGCGCTCTGTGCTACGGACTGGTGGCCACGCAGGAGGAGAACGCGCCAGCGAACGCATCGCCGGCGAAGAGGATCGCCGCACTGCGTCGCCCCGTGGGCAAGGCGGTGGGCAAgccgacgacaacgacaactgcgGCGCCAGCGCACGACGATGCCGGCGAGGAGGATGATTACAACGATGAGGCCGGAGGCGCTGGCGAGAATGGTCAGTATGGGGATGAGGGCGAGGATGGCGCTGCGGCGTCGGCGGCCAGcaccacgacgacgacgacagagGCGCCCAAGAAGGTGGGACCCGTGATCCGTCCATTCCGCTCCAACGATGATTTCCTCAACTCGCTGAAGCGTCGCCAGCAGAACGCGAAGAAACATCGCGCCGAGAAGGCGCCGGTGAGCAAGCCAGCGAAGAAGACCGCCGATGAGGATGACGAGGAATCCGCTCCAGCCGCAGCTCCAGCTGCCGCCGCGCCCGCCGCTGCTCCCGCTGCCGGCAAAGGATACAAAGGCAACTCTGCAC TGAACCGCCGCAAGCTGACGAAGCCCCTGAGGTCGGAGCCGGAGGCCGATGCTGCCGCCGAGGAgtccgagcagcagcagaaggaggaggagccGAAGCCCAAGCGTCCGCTCAGCAGTCGCCTCGCCTTGAGGAAGCGCAACTAA
- the LOC133849549 gene encoding probable small nuclear ribonucleoprotein G — protein sequence MSKAHPPELKKYMDKRMMLKLNGGRAVTGILRGFDPFMNVVLDDTVEECKDNTKNSIGMVVIRGNSIVMVEALDRV from the exons atgtCGAAAGCACATCCACCAGAGCTGAAAAA GTACATGGACAAGCGTATGATGCTCAAATTGAATGGCGGCCGCGCAGTCACCGGCATTTTGCGCGGATTCGATCCCTTCATGAACGTAGTGCTCGACGACACCGTGGAGGAGTGCAAGGATAATACCAAGAACAGCATTGGCATGGTCGTGATACGCGGCAACAGCATCGTCATGGTCGAGGCCCTGGACAGAGTTTGA
- the LOC133849548 gene encoding small ribosomal subunit protein eS19A, protein MPGVTVKDIDQHAVTKAVAVFLKKTGKLKVPDQMDIIKTAKFKELAPYDPDWFYVRCASILRHLYHRSPAGVGSITKIYGGRKRNGVHPSHFCRAADGAARKALQALEHARLVEKHPEGGRKLSSIGQRDLDRIANQIVAKQRDAAKQTGPIVISK, encoded by the exons ATGCCAGGTGTCACAGTGAAGGATATTGACCAGCATGCCGTTACCAAGGCGGTCGCAGTTTTCCTTAAGAA gACTGGCAAATTGAAGGTGCCCGACCAGATGGACATCATCAAGACCGCCAAATTCAAGGAGCTGGCACCTTACGATCCCGACTGGTTCTATGTGCGTTGCGCTTCGATTCTGCGTCACTTGTACCATCGCAGTCCCGCTGGCGTCGGCTCCATCACCAAGATCTACGGCGGACGCAAGCGCAACGGTGTCCACCCATCGCACTTCTGCCGTGCCGCCGATGGCGCTGCCCGCAAGGCTCTGCAGGCCTTGGAACACGCTCGCCTGGTCGAGAAGCACCCCGAGGGTGGCCGCAAATTGAGCTCGATTGGACAGCGTGATTTGGATCGCATTGCCAACCAGATTGTCGCTAAGCAGCGTGATGCCGCCAAGCAGACGGGCCCTATTGTTATTTccaagtaa